In Primulina huaijiensis isolate GDHJ02 chromosome 4, ASM1229523v2, whole genome shotgun sequence, a genomic segment contains:
- the LOC140974916 gene encoding uncharacterized protein has translation MPPKRKAAKGEDRSSSRVVDEFSKLLKEQAKVHVEHIQQLLRLQNPVQGRGRGLLRQEPSSEGAYDRFKRLNPPEFMGSVDPIAAMEWVKAIEAIFDYLHFEVNDRVSCSVFLLTKAARILWEATKVAINVQTLQWNELKELFYDKYFSTDVKTQKVKDFLELKQGNLNVNDYILKFKKGCLFVPFIALNDKDRGKHFMRGLRAEIKSDVRMSKATTYKEIVKKALLEEQDEKDIENKRQLRRQSFNQKSQASNQSWKGGNKGKGKEEHLGKAPVVQSKTNRPLCPKCSKPHKGECFVGTNKCYRCGGAGHIAINCTKSSGRGRVQGHIFSLNKEGVNPDTSVISGNILISGKVALTLIDIGATHSFMFEIFMRSLGIVPIFEPLQFNIIHQSGDVICPTSVVRDCPIQVNEKTLFADLILIPMIEFDVIFGMDWLSSYRAVIYCVEKTVRFPTEEGDRRVFKHSGILLDTSFISCLKVNKMLVKGCQGFLASIMDVSKKYNVEVNDIEIVREYADVFADDLPGLLPDREVEFVIDVVHDTAPILKLLIEWHRLK, from the coding sequence ATGCCACCTAAGAGGAAAGCTGCAAAGGGAGAAGATAGATCCTCATCACGAGTTGTTGATGAGTTTAGTAAGTTGCTCAAGGAGCAAGCCAAAGTTCATGTAGAACATATCCAACAGTTATTGAGATTGCAGAACCCGGTACAAGGGAGAGGTAGAGGCCTTTTGAGACAAGAGCCCAGTTCAGAGGGAGCGTATGACAGATTTAAAAGATTGAATCCACCTGAGTTCATGGGAAGTGTGGATCCTATTGCAGCAATGGAATGGGTTAAAGCTATTGAAGCAATCTTTGACTACCTGCACTTTGAGGTTAATGATCGAGTTAGTTGTTCAGTGTTTCTTCTGACCAAGGCTGCACGCATTTTGTGGGAAGCCACGAAGGTAGCCATCAACGTTCAAACCCTCCAATGGAATGAGTTGAAGGAGTTATTTTATGACAAATATTTCTCCACGGATGTCAAGACACAGAAAGTGAAggatttcttggaactaaagcaGGGCAACTTGAATGTgaatgattatatattgaagttCAAAAAAGGATGTCTGTTTGTTCCTTTTATTGCTTTGAATGACAAAGATCGAGGGAAACACTTCATGAGAGGCTTGAGAGCCGAGATCAAGAGTGATGTCAGAATGTCTAAGGCCACAACGTACAAAGAGATCGTGAAGAAAGCTCTTTTAGAAGAACAGGACGAGAAAGATATTGAGAACAAAAGGCAATTGAGAAGACAGAGCTTTAATCAAAAGAGCCAAGCTTCGAATCAAAGTTGGAAAGGGGgaaacaaaggaaaaggaaaagaagaaCATCTAGGTAAAGCTCCTGTGGTTCAGTCTAAGACGAATAGGCCTTTATGTCCAAAATGCAGCAAGCCACACAAGGGTGAATGCTTTGTAGGGACCAACAAATGTTATAGATGTGGAGGTGCAGGTCATATTGCCATCAATTGCACCAAATCTTCAGGCCGAGGACGAGTCCAAGGACACATTTTCTCTTTGAACAAAGAGGGTGTTAATCCTGATACGTCGGTTATATCAGGTAATATTCTAATTTCAGGCAAAGTAGCTCTTACTTTAATTGATATTGGAGCTACACATTCctttatgtttgaaattttcATGAGATCATTGGGTATTGTACCTATATTTGAACCTCTACAGTTTAATATTATACATCAGTCGGGAGATGTGATTTGCCCAACAAGTGTTGTTAGAGATTGTCCTATTCAAGTGAACGAGAAAACATTATTTGCTGATTTGATTTTGATTCCTATGATAGAGTTTGATGTTATTTTTggtatggattggctatcatcgTATCGTGCAgtaatttattgtgttgaaaagaCAGTACGATTTCCGACAGAAGAAGGTGACCGCAGGGTTTTCAAGCATTCAGGTATTTTGCTTGacacttcttttatttcttgcttGAAGGTGAATAAGATGTTGGTTAAGGGGTGTCAGGGATTTTTGGCGTCAATCATGGATGTGAGTAAGAAATATAATGTGGAAGTGAATGATATTGAAATTGTTCGAGAATATGCGGATGTCTTTGCTGATGATTTGCCGGGGTTGCTACCCGACAGAGAAGTCGAGTTTGTCATTGATGTTGTACATGATACTGCTCCTAttctaaagctccttatcgaatGGCAccgactgaaatga